The following proteins come from a genomic window of Miscanthus floridulus cultivar M001 chromosome 2, ASM1932011v1, whole genome shotgun sequence:
- the LOC136539497 gene encoding putative UPF0481 protein At3g02645 yields the protein MMAIDVSFLLEFLQTFSKNNGNQQRALQRIPSRMSHLVEPSRRTSSHSMLLRDVVMLENQVPLFLLLKAIESRCSTAAQPPAQSVLSSMLFGFFQEVSMFRGIGRPCTDANRHVHLLDFLYSNMVPRCTEESHGTEEGGDESCHDHRKSTLNSVMDLLVSRGSKIVSVIVDFLLRVLLKFIASLPCLSVLGEPIEQLTQHAAETSGGTPGVQDKDRSPLLEEIAVPSVAELAYTGVRFCPTVGDLSMVDFCPATATLHLPVIGVDVNSEVVLRNLVAYEAAAGLGPLVLARYVELMNGIIDTEEDARMLRECGVVLNYLKSDREVAELWNGMTRSVRLTRVPALDKVIDDLNRHYGGCWKVRVRTFVKARLLGSRELLACVAVVLLFLFVALQAFCVLRGCVPISYGMASRKFGAS from the coding sequence ATGATGGCCATCGACGTGTCCTTCCTCCTCGAGTTCCTGCAGACTTTCAGCAAGAACAACGGTAACCAGCAGAGAGCGCTGCAGAGGATCCCCTCCAGGATGTCACATTTGGTAGAGCCCTCTCGCAGGACATCCTCGCATAGCATGCTGCTCCGCGACGTAGTCATGCTGGAGAACCAGGTCCCTCTCTTCCTGCTCCTGAAGGCGATCGAGTCCCGATGCTCGACGGCGGCGCAACCGCCGGCGCAATCCGTGCTGAGCTCCATGCTGTTTGGGTTCTTTCAGGAGGTCTCCATGTTCAGAGGGATTGGTCGTCCATGCACCGACGCCAATCGGCATGTCCACTTGCTTGATTTCCTCTACTCAAACATGGTGCCTAGATGTACTGAAGAATCACATGGCACAGAAGAAGGCGGAGACGAGTCGTGCCATGATCACAGAAAGAGTACACTGAATTCAGTCATGGACTTGCTCGTCAGTCGTGGCTCAAAGATCGTGTCAGTGATAGTAGATTTCCTGCTGAGGGTTCTCCTCAAGTTTATAGCCAGCCTTCCTTGCCTCTCGGTGCTCGGAGAACCCATCGAGCAGCTGACGCAGCACGCGGCCGAGACAAGCGGCGGCACACCAGGTGTTCAGGACAAGGACAGATCGCCTCTGCTCGAAGAGATCGCGGTGCCATCCGTCGCCGAGCTAGCGTACACCGGCGTCAGGTTCTGCCCGACGGTCGGCGACCTCTCCATGGTCGACTTCTGCCCGGCCACCGCGACGCTGCACCTCCCGGTGATCGGCGTCGACGTCAACAGCGAGGTGGTGCTGCGGAACCTGGTGGCGTacgaggcggcggcggggctcGGGCCACTCGTCCTCGCGCGCTACGTGGAGCTGATGAACGGGATCATCGACACCGAGGAGGACGCGCGGATGCTGAGGGAGTGCGGCGTCGTGCTGAACTACCTCAAGAGCGACCGGGAGGTGGCCGAGCTGTGGAACGGCATGACGAGGTCCGTGAGGTTGACGAGGGTGCCCGCGCTGGACAAGGTCATCGACGACCTCAACAGGCATTACGGCGGCTGCTGGAAGGTGAGGGTCCGGACGTTCGTGAAGGCGCGTCTCCTTGGCTCCAGGGAGCTGCTCGCCTGTGTCGCCGTGGTCTTGCTCTTCCTCTTCGTTGCCCTCCAGGCGTTCTGCGTGCTTCGTGGCTGCGTCCCTATCTCGTACGGGATGGCCAGCAGAAAATTTGGCGCCTCATGA